A single region of the Epinephelus moara isolate mb chromosome 16, YSFRI_EMoa_1.0, whole genome shotgun sequence genome encodes:
- the dvl1a gene encoding segment polarity protein dishevelled homolog DVL-1 isoform X3 has product MAETKIIYHIDEEETPYLVKLSVSPEKVTLADFKNVLNNRPVNSYKFFFKSMDQDFGVVKEEISDDNAKLPCFNGRVVSWLVLAESAHSDGGSQCTESHPELPPPLERTGGIGDSRPPSFHANAVSSRDGLDTETGTESLLSHRRERERERARRRARETELPRINGHSKSERTARDSAMGYDSASVMSSELESSSFVDSEEDEDASRLSSSTEQSSSSQLMRRHKRRRRRHKVAKIDRSSSFSSITDSTMSLNIITVTLNMEKYNFLGISIVGQSNDRGDGGIYIGSIMKGGAVAADGRIEPGDMLLQVNDVNFENMSNDDAVRILREIVSKTGPISLTVAKCWDPSPRSYFTIPRAEPVRPIDPAAWISHTTALTGPYPHYGKSNQSPPPPHSMKHPYCEFDDLPLSASKTDMATIVKVMQLPDSGLEIRDRMWLKITIANAVIGADVVDWLYSRVEGFKDRRDARKYASSLLKHGYLRHTVNKITFSEQCYYTFGDLCQNMASLNLNEGSSGGGSEQDTLAPLPPTSNPWPLGGQPFPYPPFPSAPPSFPPGYSDPCHSFHSGSAGSQHSEGQS; this is encoded by the exons GGTTGTCAAAGAAGAGATTTCCGATGACAACGCCAAGCTGCCCTGCTTCAACGGGAGAGTGGTGTCCTGG TTGGTCCTGGCAGAAAGCGCCCACTCTGATGGAGGATCTCAGTGCACGGAGAGCCATCCAGAGCTGCCCCCTCCTCTCGAGAGAACAGGGGGCATCGGAGACTCGCGGCCCCCCTCCTTCCA TGCCAATGCGGTGAGCAGTCGAGATGGCCTGGACACCGAGACGGGAACAGAGTCTCTCCTGAGCCACcgcagagagcgagagagagagcgggCACGGAGGAGAGCTCGAGAAACCGAGC TCCCTCGTATCAACGGTCACTCCAAATCAGAGCGCACCGCGAGGGACTCAGCCATGGGTTACGACAGCGCCTCAGTAATGAGCAGCGAGCTGGAGTCCAGCTCATTTGTTGACAGCGAGGAAGACGAGGATGCTAGCAG GCTCAGTAGCTCCACAGAACAGAGTTCTTCTTCGCAGCTGATGCGCAGACACAAGCGCCGCCGACGGAGGCACAAAGTGGCCAAAATAGATCGG TCTTCATCCTTCAGCAGTATCACCGACTCCACGATGAGCCTCAACATCATCACCGTCACGCTCAACATGG AGAAATACAACTTTTTAGGTATCAGTATTGTTGGTCAGAGTAACGACCGGGGAGACGGCGGCATTTACATCGGCTCTATCATGAAAGGAGGCGCTGTGGCTGCTGATGGAAGAATAGAACCAGGAGATATGCTCCTCCAG GTGAATGACGTAAACTTTGAGAACATGAGCAATGACGATGCCGTGAGGATCCTCAGAGAGATTGTATCCAAAACTGG TCCTATTAGTCTTACTGTTGCCAAATGTTGGGACCCATCTCCACGAAGCTACTTCACCATCCCTCGTG cTGAGCCGGTGAGACCCATCGACCCAGCAGCCTGGATTTCACACACCACCGCTCTGACAGGACCTTACCCTCACTATGGTAAAAGCAACCagtcaccacctccaccacacTCCATGAAGCATCCATACTGCG AGTTCGACGACTTGCCTCTATCGGCAAGTAAAACAGACATGGCGACCATCGTCAAGGTGATGCAGCTGCCTGACTCTGGCCTAGAGATTCGAGACAGGATGTGGTTGAAGATCACCATCGCCAACGCTGTCATTG GTGCTGACGTGGTGGACTGGCTTTACTCCAGAGTAGAAGGATTCAAGGACCGACGGGATGCGAGGAAGTATGCTAGCAGTCTGCTGAAACATGGTTACCTGAGACACACCGTCAACAAGATCACCTTCTCCGAGCAGTGCTACTACACCTTCGGGGACCTCTGCCAAA ACATGGCATCACTCAATTTGAATGAGGGATCCAGCGGCGGAGGCTCTGAGCAGGACACTCTGGCACCGCTCCCTCCCACCAGCAACCCCTGGCCCCTGGGCGGGCAGCCATTCCCCTACCCTCCCTTTCCCTCCGCACCCCCCAGCTTCCCGCCAGGATACTCAGACCCATGCCACAGTTTCCACAGTGGGAGCGCCGGCAGCCAGCACAGCGAGG GTCAATCATGA
- the dvl1a gene encoding segment polarity protein dishevelled homolog DVL-1 isoform X4 encodes MAETKIIYHIDEEETPYLVKLSVSPEKVTLADFKNVLNNRPVNSYKFFFKSMDQDFGVVKEEISDDNAKLPCFNGRVVSWLVLAESAHSDGGSQCTESHPELPPPLERTGGIGDSRPPSFHANAVSSRDGLDTETGTESLLSHRRERERERARRRARETELPRINGHSKSERTARDSAMGYDSASVMSSELESSSFVDSEEDEDASRLSSSTEQSSSSQLMRRHKRRRRRHKVAKIDRSSSFSSITDSTMSLNIITVTLNMEKYNFLGISIVGQSNDRGDGGIYIGSIMKGGAVAADGRIEPGDMLLQVNDVNFENMSNDDAVRILREIVSKTGPISLTVAKCWDPSPRSYFTIPRAEPVRPIDPAAWISHTTALTGPYPHYGKSNQSPPPPHSMKHPYCEFDDLPLSASKTDMATIVKVMQLPDSGLEIRDRMWLKITIANAVIGADVVDWLYSRVEGFKDRRDARKYASSLLKHGYLRHTVNKITFSEQCYYTFGDLCQNMASLNLNEGSSGGGSEQDTLAPLPPTSNPWPLGGQPFPYPPFPSAPPSFPPGYSDPCHSFHSGSAGSQHSED; translated from the exons GGTTGTCAAAGAAGAGATTTCCGATGACAACGCCAAGCTGCCCTGCTTCAACGGGAGAGTGGTGTCCTGG TTGGTCCTGGCAGAAAGCGCCCACTCTGATGGAGGATCTCAGTGCACGGAGAGCCATCCAGAGCTGCCCCCTCCTCTCGAGAGAACAGGGGGCATCGGAGACTCGCGGCCCCCCTCCTTCCA TGCCAATGCGGTGAGCAGTCGAGATGGCCTGGACACCGAGACGGGAACAGAGTCTCTCCTGAGCCACcgcagagagcgagagagagagcgggCACGGAGGAGAGCTCGAGAAACCGAGC TCCCTCGTATCAACGGTCACTCCAAATCAGAGCGCACCGCGAGGGACTCAGCCATGGGTTACGACAGCGCCTCAGTAATGAGCAGCGAGCTGGAGTCCAGCTCATTTGTTGACAGCGAGGAAGACGAGGATGCTAGCAG GCTCAGTAGCTCCACAGAACAGAGTTCTTCTTCGCAGCTGATGCGCAGACACAAGCGCCGCCGACGGAGGCACAAAGTGGCCAAAATAGATCGG TCTTCATCCTTCAGCAGTATCACCGACTCCACGATGAGCCTCAACATCATCACCGTCACGCTCAACATGG AGAAATACAACTTTTTAGGTATCAGTATTGTTGGTCAGAGTAACGACCGGGGAGACGGCGGCATTTACATCGGCTCTATCATGAAAGGAGGCGCTGTGGCTGCTGATGGAAGAATAGAACCAGGAGATATGCTCCTCCAG GTGAATGACGTAAACTTTGAGAACATGAGCAATGACGATGCCGTGAGGATCCTCAGAGAGATTGTATCCAAAACTGG TCCTATTAGTCTTACTGTTGCCAAATGTTGGGACCCATCTCCACGAAGCTACTTCACCATCCCTCGTG cTGAGCCGGTGAGACCCATCGACCCAGCAGCCTGGATTTCACACACCACCGCTCTGACAGGACCTTACCCTCACTATGGTAAAAGCAACCagtcaccacctccaccacacTCCATGAAGCATCCATACTGCG AGTTCGACGACTTGCCTCTATCGGCAAGTAAAACAGACATGGCGACCATCGTCAAGGTGATGCAGCTGCCTGACTCTGGCCTAGAGATTCGAGACAGGATGTGGTTGAAGATCACCATCGCCAACGCTGTCATTG GTGCTGACGTGGTGGACTGGCTTTACTCCAGAGTAGAAGGATTCAAGGACCGACGGGATGCGAGGAAGTATGCTAGCAGTCTGCTGAAACATGGTTACCTGAGACACACCGTCAACAAGATCACCTTCTCCGAGCAGTGCTACTACACCTTCGGGGACCTCTGCCAAA ACATGGCATCACTCAATTTGAATGAGGGATCCAGCGGCGGAGGCTCTGAGCAGGACACTCTGGCACCGCTCCCTCCCACCAGCAACCCCTGGCCCCTGGGCGGGCAGCCATTCCCCTACCCTCCCTTTCCCTCCGCACCCCCCAGCTTCCCGCCAGGATACTCAGACCCATGCCACAGTTTCCACAGTGGGAGCGCCGGCAGCCAGCACAGCGAGG